GTTGGACCGGTACGTACAGGGAAATCAACGTTTATTAAAAAATTTATGGATACTATGGTTTTGCCAAATATTACTGATCCTTATGAAAAAGAACGCGCAAAAGACGAGTTGCCGCAGAGTGCTGCTGGCAAAACAATTATGACCACTGAGCCCAAATTCATCCCAAATGAAGCTGTGGAAATTAGTATTAAAGATAATGTGCAAGTTAGAGTTAGAGTGGTAGACTGCGTGGGCTACTCTGTCGAGGGTGCATTAGGCTATGAGGAACAAGATGGACCGCGAATGGTACTTACACCTTGGTTCGAAGAAGAAATACCCTTTCAGGAGGCTGCAGAAGTTGGAACTCGCAAGGTAATTGCTGAGCATTCTACAATTGGTTTAGTAGTAACAACCGATGGTAGTGTGACGGACTTACCACGTGATAGTTATATTCCTGCAGAAGAAAGAGTAGTCAATGAGCTTAAGGAATTACAAAAACCGTTCCTAGTGATTTTAAATACCAATCAGCCTACTGCAAAAGAGACCAGAGAACTTGTTGCAAAATTAGAGAGTGCTTATGATGTACCTGTTATTCCTGTGGATTGCGCACAGCTGAACTATGATGATATTTATGCAATCTTACAGGAAGTTTTATATGAATTCCCAGTAAAAGAGGTCAATATCTCGTTACCAAAATGGGTTGAAGAGCTAAGCGGTGAACATTGGCTAAGGGAAAAATTTGATGGAGCTGTTCGTGAAGTAGTCCAATATGTACGCAGACTCAGAGATATCGATTGTGCGATTGATGACTTATCTAGTCATGAGTTTGTTGCTGATGTCATTTTGCATGATATGGATTTGGGAAGTGGAATTGCAGTCATTGAAATTACTTCAAGGCCTGATTTATTCTATCAGGTGATGGAAGAACTTACTGGATTTACAATT
This portion of the Sporomusaceae bacterium FL31 genome encodes:
- a CDS encoding stage IV sporulation protein A, translating into MEKFDLFRDIAERTGGDIYIGVVGPVRTGKSTFIKKFMDTMVLPNITDPYEKERAKDELPQSAAGKTIMTTEPKFIPNEAVEISIKDNVQVRVRVVDCVGYSVEGALGYEEQDGPRMVLTPWFEEEIPFQEAAEVGTRKVIAEHSTIGLVVTTDGSVTDLPRDSYIPAEERVVNELKELQKPFLVILNTNQPTAKETRELVAKLESAYDVPVIPVDCAQLNYDDIYAILQEVLYEFPVKEVNISLPKWVEELSGEHWLREKFDGAVREVVQYVRRLRDIDCAIDDLSSHEFVADVILHDMDLGSGIAVIEITSRPDLFYQVMEELTGFTISGEHHLLRLMQDLAVAKREYDKLASALEQVQQTGYGVVPPQLDEMVLEEPEIIRTGNRFGVRLRASAPSLHIIRTDVQAEISPILGTEKQSEELIQYLMREFEGEPDKIWRTNLFGKSLNALVREGIQNKLSSMPETAQVKLRDTLQKIVNDGSGGLICIIF